The following nucleotide sequence is from Solanum dulcamara chromosome 7, daSolDulc1.2, whole genome shotgun sequence.
ATCCTTGATTGTTACATATGATTCTGCTCCATTGAATTTTCTGATATATACCCCTCATTGCCgcatatattttcttgataGGGAACTCAAGCATAGAACTGAGGTCATCTTCTGTAAATCCCGCTTCCATAATATATGTCTTGATCTTCAATATCTTTTGTACCACCCATGAGGCTTGAGCTGGGTTGCAACTCCACACAGGACAGTTCTTTTTGTAGTAGCAATGGACCCATTTAACCCATAGACTATCCTTCTTACAGCAAAGATTACACAAGAGTTTACTGACAGCAGCTCTATTCCACACTGTGATATCAATTATATTCATCCCACCAGCAGTTCTCTTGGAAGACATACTTTATCCCATGCCAACAAAGCTTTTTTGGTCACGTCCACCCCACCTGTCCATATGTTATTATGGTATGCAAAAAAGATCAGAAACAACAattaaaaagaagaattttaaacCTGAATTAAAATATTAGGCTACGTGCATCTTAatcaattctttatttttgtattttattttattttaaaaattattttgataaacaTAAGTTATATCGAggatcttttaaaaataatttatctatcTTTGAGATATAAGAATAAGATCCGCAATGGAATATATTCTATTTTTTCCAACCATGCATGCATCTTAATTACCATGATTAATGACCcttgaaaaaaatatagtaaaaatatttgaactcTTTATATTGAATATGTGATCAATCTTTATCAGGAAATATGTGGATCGAAATTAATGTAAGCTTTAACGCTCAACCACTtgcataaaatatatacaatatggACTTGTCGAGCAACATAATGCAATAAAAGATTTCAAGTTCTTTTTGGGATGAAAGCTACTTTTTTTAAATAGGTTATTTAAATATGTATGATAAACTCGAAGTCAACCAATTACTAAGATTCCCCTCACATTTCCTTTATTCCACTTTGCTTAATATTGTTTTTTACTGATTCGTTAAAGAAAAAATGCATATTTTCATagttgaaataattttattttaatttttaatttcataCTATAATGAAAAGTTTTTATAGTTACATAAAGATAAAGacaaatttaaaattagaaGTTTTAAAAGTCTTTTATAGCTACCTAAATGATCTGACATATTTAATTTCACAAATCGGCGACTTGGAATATAAGTTAAAAACCCTTCTATAATTAGACGTACTCAGAATTTGGACAAGTATGTTAAACTCACAATTGCATATTCCGTAGGGTGTGTTTGAtatgaaaacaaaatattttttaattattttttatatttggttgatcaattttttttaagatacatttttcaaggaaaataagtttattaaaaataaagaaaatgactttcttAATAGAAGTAGAAAAAATAAGTTCTCATTTTTTCTCCCGCCAGTTTGACGCTCCCTACCCCCAACCCTTGACCATCCTAACCTTGGAACCCCCATTTTCACATCCCATTCTACCCTATAGTGTTTTGTTAAATTGCATATAAATAtgtttataataatatttttattagtttcatattaaacattaaaaaataagtttaaaaatctccttttaaaaaaaaaatgaaatactttttaggaaaatattttagatGGAATTAAAACATTTTTCTGTGTACCAAACATTAGAAGAAGACAGAGATGaagttaatattttaattttataggttttgaattttataatgaCGATTGTAAATAATAATgactaaattttaaatttaatatttgtacatatttaataaatttattaacacaaatatattatttgagCAAAATCTATTGCATTCAGCCAAACTCACGTGCGAGCTACTAGCTCCACCCTTGAAAGCAAATGTACCTTCATATGTATGAGTTCAATTAAATTCATAACTTTCTATgtgaaatataataaatttacgAAAATTATTATGAATAAGTAATAAACATAACCctcttaaatatataataaaattaatattaatttttttgaatatagAGATTAAATCGTGAATGGGGTCTCGGTCAATCACAAAGCCATAATAAAAAGGCAAATACGGGAAATGATAAGGGGGAATTAGCATCTGAATGTGATACGCCTCTATAAACGAAAAACGACAACAAAACTTTGTTAGAGAGACGTGAGCACTGACGCTATAAAATTGCAATTTGCAACACATCACATAGTAACACTTATATATAGAGTCTTAAGTTAACATTATCGCCCTCAGTTGTCAACTCCATCACGGTCTTCTTAGGTACTTACTCTTTCTTAAATCTTAAATGCATTAATTTGGATCTCGCAGCATGTCATGAGATTGTCTTtgttataatataatttatattatatggaGGGAGTTTTGTATACTATATATTCAGGCCTTGAGAAAACCGCTCCCTGTTCTCTTGGAACCGTTCAAGCTtattgttctaatttttgtATTCTTTCCACCTTGTTATAGTGATTAGTGGTGTGATCACTTTTATGTTGTAATATAATAAAGGCACATCAAGTTCCTTTTCACCTTTTTGGCTACTCTTTTTCAATTATTGATTATGAAGTTGTGGCTTACAATAATTCTTCATTATAacaattgttattttttttttaaatctgtttcGATTGAATACAAAATTAAAGTTTGAATCTTTGGAATTGGAACTTCATTTATTTCCAGGGCTTAAGAGATTGGCAGAAGGAGATGGAGGACATTTGGGCTGTATTTTGTGGAAAGCCTTGCAATATTGATTGGGTGTCCGTGGCACAACCGTCATCCTGTATCAATCATGCATTCATAATTTGTTGTGATGTTGTACTCATGTTGTTCTTGATATTCACATCCTTAAAATACACAAATGTTCCTTCATCCCTTGTTAGGTTCTCACGTTCGCAGTTGACTTGTGCTATTTTCAATGGTTTCTTGGGAATACTGTATCTGTCCTTGTTCATTTGGATGCTTGAAGAACAACTCAAGAAGACGCGTAGTGCATTACCACTTCATTGGTGGTTACTGACTTTGTTTCATGGGATAACATGGTTGTCAGTAGGTTTAATTGCAAGCCTTAGGGGAAAACATATTTCAAGAACCCCTTTAAGGCTCTTGTCAATTCTTGTTTTTGTCTTTGCTGGAATTCTTGCTGGTATGTCACTTGTCGCGGCTATTCTTGATAAAGAGGTAACGATTAAGATAGGTCTAGATGTTTTGTACTTTGTAGGAGCATGTTTATTGTTGTTATGCACCTATAAGGGGCTGCATCACGATGAAGAGAGAGATCGAAATGATCTTTATGCTCCGTTAAATGGTCATGCCAATGGAATTAGTAAAAGTGATTCTGTTAGCATAGTCACTCCCTTTGCTAAGGCTGGGGTTCTTAATATAATGTCGTTTTGGTGGATGAATCCACTGATGAAAAAGGGAAAACAGAAAACACTTGAGGATGAAGACATACCCGAATTACGTGAGGCTGATCGTGCTGAATCGTGTTACTTAATGTTTGTGGAGTTGCTGaacaaacaaaaacaagtaGATCCCTCTTCCCAGCCGTCCATTTTGAGGACAATTGTGTTATGTCACCGGAAGGAGCTAATTGTGTCAGGACTCTTCGCGCTACTGAAAGTAACTACTCTGTCTGCTGGTCCTCTGCTTCTTAATGCATTCATTAAGGTTGCTGAAGGAGATGCAGCTTTTAAAAATGAAGGATTTTTATTGGTTGTTCTGCTTTTTATATCAAAGAACTTGGAATCCTTGTCACAAAGGCAATGGTACTTCAGGTGCAGACTTATTGGTCTAAAAGTAAGGTCTTTACTCACAGCGGCCATTTATAAGAAGCAAATAAGACTATCCAATGCTGCTAAGCTGACACATTCTAGTGGTGAGATCATGAACTATGTTACTGTGGATGCTTATCGAATTGGAGAGTTCCCTTTTTGGCTGCATCAGACGTGGACAACGAGTGTACAGCTCTGCTTTGCACTTATCATTCTCTTTCGTGCAGTTGGACTTGCAACTATTGCATCCTTGGTAGTGATTATTCTCACTGTGCTGTGCAATACTCCGCTTGCAAAGTTGCAACACAGGTTCCAGTCCGAGCTAATGGTTGCACAAGATGATAGGCTCAAGGCTATCTCAGAGGCTCTTGTTAACATGAAAGTTCTGAAATTATATGCATGGGAAACTCATTTTAAGAGTGtcattgagaatttgaggaaagTAGAAGAGAAATGGTTATCTGCTGTTCAGTTGCGAAAGGCATATAATAGCTTCCTTTTCTGGTCATCACCTGTTTTGGTCTCTGCTGCAACATTTGGGGCTTGTTATTTCCTAGGTGTTCCACTATACGCAAGCAACGTTTTCACCTTTGTAGCAACTCTACGTCTGGTTCAGGATCCAATAAGAACCATTCCTGACGTTATTGGTGTGGTGATTCAAGCCAAGGTTTCCTTTGCAAGGATCGTCAAGTTCCTTGAGGCCCCTGAGCTGGAAAATGCAAACGTTAGGCAGAAATACAACTTTGGATGTACAGATCATGCCATATTTATGAAATCAGCTAATCTCTCATGGGAAGAGAATCCACCTCGACCTACTCTTAGAAACATTAATTTGGAGGTTAGACCCGGCGAGAAGATTGCTATATGTGGGGAGGTGGGCTCAGGAAAGTCGACTCTTCTGGCAGCAATTCTCGGAGAGGTTCCAAGTATCCAAGGAACAGTAAGTTGTAGTTGTTACTTACTGTTTTCTTTTCTAGGTAGGAAACGATAAGAAGGTTTTTGAAGTCTTTATCGTAGGCACATTCATAGTTCACTTCACTAAGTGCATTGCTGAGGAAGCAAGTCCATATTCCTAACTGATTATAGATTCTCTGTGTTCTGCAGGTTCAAGTTTTTGGAACAGTTGCCTATGTCTCTCAGTCAGCATGGATTCAGACGGGGTCAATACgagaaaatattttgtttggTTCTCCACTGGATAGCCAGAGGTATCAGCAAACTTTAGAAAAGTGTTCACTGTTAAAAGACCTTGAATTGCTACCATATGGTGATCTCACTGAAATAGGTGAAAGAGGAGTTAATCTTAGTGGTGGTCAAAAGCAACGCATTCAACTTGCTCGTGCGCTGTATCAGAATGCTGATATATATCTCTTGGATGATCCGTTTAGTGCTGTAGATGCCCATACTGCTAGTAGCCTATTCAATGTGAGAATGTTGTTCATATTATTGTGCTTCATATCATTTCTTATTACTTGTTAGCTCAAATCTGAACTATTCTTTTGCAGGAATACGTCATGGAAGCTCTCTCAGGGAAGACGGTCTTACTTGTGACCCATCAAGTTGATTTTCTTCCAGCTTTTGATATGGTTCTGGTTAGTTTCTCTTGTTACACTCTCTTTCCAATACGATTCCTCATCGATGGcttattttttatagaaaaagaaGGAAGTAGACTCTCGAACTCCTGATATATTCTCTGTAAAAATTACATAGATCTTTGAAGCTGAATGGTTGGCCTTACATGTGTCTACTTTTATTCACAGTTAATGTCAGATGGAGAAATTTTACATGCAGCTCCTTATCATCAATTATTGGGCTCAAGCAAAGAATTCCAGGACTTGGTTGATGCACACAAAGAGACTGCTGGTTCAGAAAGGGTTGCAGAGGTTAATTCTTCATCAAGGCGGGAATCAAATACAAGAGAAATTCATAAGACTGATACTGCTAAAAAATCTATAGCCCCTGGGGGTGATCAGTTGATTAAGCTAGAGGAGAGAGAAGTCGGAGACACCGGATTTACGCCTTATGTTCAATATCTAAATCAGAAcaaaggatacttgttctttgcCATTGCTATACTCTCGCACGTAACATTTGTGATTGGTCAGGTAACTCAGAACTCCTGGATGGCTGCAAATGTTGATAATCCCCAAGTTAGCACTCTGAGACTGATTGCAGTTTACTTGGTAATTGGAGCTGTTTCAACGCTGTTTTTGCTCTCTAGATCCCTATCAACGGTTTTCTTGGGTTtgcaatcatcaaagtccttgtTCTCAGAGCTATTAGATTCTCTTTTTCGTGCTCCCATGTCATTTTATGACTCTACACCTTTAGGGAGGATATTAAGCCGGGTAAATATCTCAAACATGAACCTCGAAAAACAAGCTATCATAGGGATATTAAAGATGTTTATGGACCTAACCATTTTTGCTACCCCAAACTTGTGGATGCAGGTCTCATCAGATTTGAGTATAGTTGATCTTGATATTCCATTCAACTTGATTTTCGCTTTTGGAGCTACCACAAACTTCTATTCGAATCTTATAGTGCTAGCTGTTGTGACTTGGCAAGTTCTGGCTATTTCCATCCCAATGGTTTATTTGGCCATTCAGTTGCAGGTAAGAGTTGGCTATTTTATTTTGCAGCACTATTCTCTTATGTGCCAGCAGTAACTGATAAACAATACTTCGAACTTTTTCTCTTACTCTTGGCAGAAATACTATTATGCATCAGCCAAAGAGTTGATGCGTATAAATGGTACTACCAAATCATTTGTGGCTAACCATCTTGCTGAATCTATTGCTGGAGCCTTGACTATAAGGGCATTCAAAGaggaagatagatttttcacGAAGACTTTTGAGCTTATTGATATAAATGCCAGTCCTTTCTTCCACAATTTTGCAGCAAACGAGTGGTTGATTCAACGACTGGAAACTATTAGTGCAACTGTTCTTGCATCTTCGGCACTCTGCATGGTTTTGCTTCCTTCTGGAACTTTCAGTTCAGGTATGCCATGAACCAATATTCAATATTATTGTTTCTTAACTTTTCGCCTAATGTTTATTATACTTTTGCAGGATTTATTGGGATGGCTTTGTCCTATGGTCTTTCCTTGAACATGTCTCTTGTTTTTTCCATTCAAAACCAGTGCACACTAGCAAATTACATAATTTCTGTAGAAAGACTTAACCAGTATATGCATATTCCAAGTGAAGCACCTGAGATTGTTAAAGAGAACCGTCCACCAGTCAATTGGCCAACAAGGGGTAAAGTTGAAATACAAGATTTGCAGGTAAACTTGGTCTCACCATtctaattttcttgtattcagaACGTTCATCATTCTGAATCATTGTTTATCCAAAACAGATCAGATATAGGGAAGATTCCCCGCTTGTTCTTAGGGGCATCAGTTGTACATTTGAAGGAGGCCATAAAATTGGTATTGTTGGCCGGACTGGCAGTGGCAAGACTACACTCATTGGTGCATTATTTCGATTAGTGGAGCCATCAGGTGGAAGGATTTTGGTAGATGGAATTGACATTTCTAAAATTGGTCTTCATGATTTAAGGTCCCGTTTTGGGATTATACCTCAGGACCCTACACTCTTCAATGGAACAGTAAGATACAACTTGGATCCCTTGTGTCAGCATACTGATGAGGAAATATGGGAGGTACTTGGAAAGTGTCAGCTAAAAGAGCCAGTCGAGGAAAAAGAGAAGGGGCTCGACTCATTGGGTAAGTTTTTCTAAGAACATGTCTGATTGTTTTATCCAATTGGAGTACTGTTAACAATGTTAGTGTCATTTCAGTTGTGGAAGATGGATCTAACTGGAGCATGGGACAACGACAATTGTTCTGTTTGGGACGTGCTCTTTTGAGGAAAGCTAAGATTTTGGTGCTTGAC
It contains:
- the LOC129894226 gene encoding ABC transporter C family member 10-like, whose amino-acid sequence is MEDIWAVFCGKPCNIDWVSVAQPSSCINHAFIICCDVVLMLFLIFTSLKYTNVPSSLVRFSRSQLTCAIFNGFLGILYLSLFIWMLEEQLKKTRSALPLHWWLLTLFHGITWLSVGLIASLRGKHISRTPLRLLSILVFVFAGILAGMSLVAAILDKEVTIKIGLDVLYFVGACLLLLCTYKGLHHDEERDRNDLYAPLNGHANGISKSDSVSIVTPFAKAGVLNIMSFWWMNPLMKKGKQKTLEDEDIPELREADRAESCYLMFVELLNKQKQVDPSSQPSILRTIVLCHRKELIVSGLFALLKVTTLSAGPLLLNAFIKVAEGDAAFKNEGFLLVVLLFISKNLESLSQRQWYFRCRLIGLKVRSLLTAAIYKKQIRLSNAAKLTHSSGEIMNYVTVDAYRIGEFPFWLHQTWTTSVQLCFALIILFRAVGLATIASLVVIILTVLCNTPLAKLQHRFQSELMVAQDDRLKAISEALVNMKVLKLYAWETHFKSVIENLRKVEEKWLSAVQLRKAYNSFLFWSSPVLVSAATFGACYFLGVPLYASNVFTFVATLRLVQDPIRTIPDVIGVVIQAKVSFARIVKFLEAPELENANVRQKYNFGCTDHAIFMKSANLSWEENPPRPTLRNINLEVRPGEKIAICGEVGSGKSTLLAAILGEVPSIQGTVQVFGTVAYVSQSAWIQTGSIRENILFGSPLDSQRYQQTLEKCSLLKDLELLPYGDLTEIGERGVNLSGGQKQRIQLARALYQNADIYLLDDPFSAVDAHTASSLFNEYVMEALSGKTVLLVTHQVDFLPAFDMVLLMSDGEILHAAPYHQLLGSSKEFQDLVDAHKETAGSERVAEVNSSSRRESNTREIHKTDTAKKSIAPGGDQLIKLEEREVGDTGFTPYVQYLNQNKGYLFFAIAILSHVTFVIGQVTQNSWMAANVDNPQVSTLRLIAVYLVIGAVSTLFLLSRSLSTVFLGLQSSKSLFSELLDSLFRAPMSFYDSTPLGRILSRVSSDLSIVDLDIPFNLIFAFGATTNFYSNLIVLAVVTWQVLAISIPMVYLAIQLQKYYYASAKELMRINGTTKSFVANHLAESIAGALTIRAFKEEDRFFTKTFELIDINASPFFHNFAANEWLIQRLETISATVLASSALCMVLLPSGTFSSGFIGMALSYGLSLNMSLVFSIQNQCTLANYIISVERLNQYMHIPSEAPEIVKENRPPVNWPTRGKVEIQDLQIRYREDSPLVLRGISCTFEGGHKIGIVGRTGSGKTTLIGALFRLVEPSGGRILVDGIDISKIGLHDLRSRFGIIPQDPTLFNGTVRYNLDPLCQHTDEEIWEVLGKCQLKEPVEEKEKGLDSLVVEDGSNWSMGQRQLFCLGRALLRKAKILVLDEATASIDNATDMILQKTIRTEFANSTVITVAHRIPTVMDCTMVLAVSDGKLVEYDEPMKLMTQEGSLFGQLVKEYWSHYHSAESH